Genomic segment of Erythrobacter sp. BLCC-B19:
CCGTTCTCGTGCCGATCCTCGGCGACCAGCTGTCGCGCAATATCTCAAGTCTTGAGGGTCTCTCCCCCGCAAGCACCGTCGTGCTGATGATGGAGGTGTGGGACGAGGCGACCTATGTGAAGCACCACAAGCAGAAGATCGTGCTCATTTTCTCGGCAATGCGCCACTTCGCGGCGGAATTGCGGGCCGAGGGCTGGCAGGTCGATTACGTGCCGCTGGACGACGCGGAGAACACCGGCAGCTTCACCGGCGAAGTCGCCCGCGCGGTGGCACGCCACGCCCCGTCCGAAATCCGCGTCACCGAAAGCGGCGAATGGCGCGTCCATAACGCCATGCTCGAATGGGAGGGCCGCTTCCCCTGCCCCGTCTCCATCCTCCCCGACACGCGCTTCATCGCCACCCACGCCGAATTTCGCGCCTTTGCCGAGGGGCGCAAGCATCTGACGATGGAGTATTTCTACCGCGAGATGCGGCGCAAGACCGGGCTGCTGATGGAGGGCGACAAGCCCGTGGGCGGCGTCTGGAACCTCGATGCGGAAAACCGCGAGCCGCCCAAGGAAGGCCTGCGCGCGCCCCCTGCCCCCAAATTCGCGCCCGACGCCATCACGCGGGCGGTGATAGCGCTGGTGGGAGAACGCTTTGCCGATCACTTCGGCGATCTCGAGCCTTTCGGGTGGCCGGTGACCCGTGCCGAGGCGCTCGAAGCTGCCGAAGCCTTCTTTGCCCGGCGCCTCAGCCTGTTCGGCCCCTATCAGGACGCGATGGTGCACGGGGAGGACGATCTCTACCACTCGATGCTGTCAACCAGCCTCAATATCGGGCTGCTCGATCCGCTGGAGCTGTGCCGCGCGGCGGAGGCTGCCTATAAATCAGGCAGGGCTCCGCTCAATTCCGTAGAGGGCTTCATCCGCCAGATCATCGGCTGGCGCGAATATGTGCGCGGGTTCTACTGGCACCAGATGCCGGGGCTCGCCGCTGCCAATGAATTGGGCGCGCACCGCCCGCTGCCGGAGTTCTTCTGGACAGGGCAGACCGATATGCGCTGCCTCGCCGACTGCATCCGCACCACCCGCGAAGACGCCCATGCGCACCACATCCAGCGGTTGATGGTGCTCGGCAATTTCTGCCTGATTGCCGGGATCGACCCTGGCCAAGTGGCCGACTGGTATCTGGCGGTCTATGCCGATGCCTTCGAATGGGTCGAGCTGCCGAACGTCGCCGGCATGGTGCTCTATGCCGATGGCGGCCGCCTCGCGACCAAGCCCTATGCGGCAAGCGGCAATTACATCAACAAGATGTCGGACTATTGCAAAGGCTGCCGCTACAAGGTGGCCGAGAAGACCGGGCCCAGGGCGTGCCCGTTCAACCCGCTCTACTGGCATTTCATGGACGCGAACCGTGCGCGGCTGGAAAGCAACCACCGGATCGGGCGGATCTATGCGACGTGGGACAAGATGGGCGAGGCGAAGCAGCGGGAATATCTGGATACGGCAGAAAAATTCCTCGACAGCCTCGAACCCGCGCGCGAAGGCTGGGCCAGAAACGCCGAAAGCAACTGACACGGGAGAGAGCCATGCTGACCATCCACCACCTGCGCCTGTCGCAATCCGAACGCATCGTCTGGCTCGCCGAGGAGCTGGGGCTGGAATATGATTGCAAGCTCTACACCCGCCGCACCGACAACCGCCTCGCGCCTGATGAATACAAGGCGCTGCACCCGATGGGCATTGCCCCCGTCATTACCGACGGCGATCTGGTGCTGGGCGAGAGCGGCGCGATCATGGACTATATCATCGCCAAGTATGCCCCCGATACGGCGCTGGTGCCGGGCGTGGACCATCCGGACTTTGCCGATCACCTGTTCTACTACCACTGGGCCAACGCGACCTTCATGACCAACGGCATGATGGCGCTGGTGGCGCAGTTCATGGGTGCAAGCGAACTGCCCCCCTTCGTCGCCGACCGGGTGCAGAAAGGCTGGGCGATCGTCGAGAAGCGGCTGGGCGAAGCGGACTATTTCGGCGGATCGCAGCTGACCACGGCGGACATCATGATGGGCTTCCAGCTCACCACCAGCCGCGCGATGAGCGGCATGAGCATCGATCACCTGCCCAACCTGAAGGCCTATCTGAAGCGCATCGGCGAACGCCCAGCGTACCAGCGCGCTATGGCCAAGTGCGAACCGGGGATGCCGCCCAAGCTGGATTGAGGGGGCAATTGTCCCGCCATTCATAGGTTTAAGCAGAAAAAGCACCAAATGCATCGAACCGCGCCTATTGCGCTGGGGCCCTGCTCTGCCATATTCTCCACTTGCTAGGAGAATTATTGAAATGGCTAAGCCTGGTCAGCACGTGGTACCGTCGGCGGACGGATGGAAGGTTCGGCGTGCCGGGTCGTCAAAGGCGTCAAGCACACATCCTACACAA
This window contains:
- a CDS encoding glutathione S-transferase family protein, whose translation is MLTIHHLRLSQSERIVWLAEELGLEYDCKLYTRRTDNRLAPDEYKALHPMGIAPVITDGDLVLGESGAIMDYIIAKYAPDTALVPGVDHPDFADHLFYYHWANATFMTNGMMALVAQFMGASELPPFVADRVQKGWAIVEKRLGEADYFGGSQLTTADIMMGFQLTTSRAMSGMSIDHLPNLKAYLKRIGERPAYQRAMAKCEPGMPPKLD
- a CDS encoding cryptochrome/photolyase family protein, which codes for MTRPVLVPILGDQLSRNISSLEGLSPASTVVLMMEVWDEATYVKHHKQKIVLIFSAMRHFAAELRAEGWQVDYVPLDDAENTGSFTGEVARAVARHAPSEIRVTESGEWRVHNAMLEWEGRFPCPVSILPDTRFIATHAEFRAFAEGRKHLTMEYFYREMRRKTGLLMEGDKPVGGVWNLDAENREPPKEGLRAPPAPKFAPDAITRAVIALVGERFADHFGDLEPFGWPVTRAEALEAAEAFFARRLSLFGPYQDAMVHGEDDLYHSMLSTSLNIGLLDPLELCRAAEAAYKSGRAPLNSVEGFIRQIIGWREYVRGFYWHQMPGLAAANELGAHRPLPEFFWTGQTDMRCLADCIRTTREDAHAHHIQRLMVLGNFCLIAGIDPGQVADWYLAVYADAFEWVELPNVAGMVLYADGGRLATKPYAASGNYINKMSDYCKGCRYKVAEKTGPRACPFNPLYWHFMDANRARLESNHRIGRIYATWDKMGEAKQREYLDTAEKFLDSLEPAREGWARNAESN